One part of the uncultured Celeribacter sp. genome encodes these proteins:
- a CDS encoding xylose isomerase, with amino-acid sequence MVASAGVFDFFDRLPMEGEVETFLELSAANTLPVTTASGVYALGEGYLSALRRNMERAVKVGAKFHNMMIYNWHGEKRWVTDEEVIRAWVDAWELGQEIGIEPCFELHVNMWSEDPRRVAIVAEAADKMGVPFNLTLDYSHMLFKMGDDAELDVSGIREDVAAGRVVLDPYEAGNLVDQWLDAGLVRWFQLRSVTPSGPRNLWSKHDSSNGAAGVPDDPHQRAREGQYGRAILYPFTRPALGEWHSPWEAWRLEPCKHVARKVLKHHAETPESRLAVITTEMINLTDYGDGAKFSLIGQNAAIARFLRDEMTALGLPQGGAHG; translated from the coding sequence ATGGTCGCAAGCGCCGGTGTGTTCGATTTCTTTGACCGTCTCCCGATGGAGGGTGAGGTCGAGACATTTCTCGAACTCAGTGCTGCCAACACTCTCCCTGTGACCACCGCCAGTGGTGTTTATGCGCTGGGAGAGGGCTATCTGTCTGCGCTGCGTCGCAATATGGAGCGCGCAGTGAAGGTGGGAGCTAAATTCCACAATATGATGATCTACAACTGGCACGGTGAAAAGCGCTGGGTCACGGATGAAGAGGTCATTCGTGCCTGGGTTGACGCTTGGGAGCTGGGGCAAGAGATCGGCATCGAACCCTGTTTCGAGTTGCATGTGAACATGTGGAGCGAAGACCCGCGCCGCGTCGCCATCGTGGCCGAAGCTGCTGACAAGATGGGCGTCCCGTTCAATCTGACGCTTGATTACTCACATATGCTTTTCAAGATGGGCGATGACGCGGAGCTGGACGTCTCCGGAATTCGCGAAGATGTGGCCGCAGGGCGGGTTGTGCTTGACCCGTATGAGGCGGGCAATCTGGTAGATCAGTGGCTCGATGCCGGGTTGGTACGTTGGTTCCAATTGCGCTCCGTGACCCCATCCGGTCCGCGCAACCTCTGGTCCAAACATGACAGTTCCAATGGCGCGGCGGGCGTGCCCGACGATCCTCATCAAAGGGCGCGCGAAGGCCAGTATGGCCGCGCGATCCTCTATCCCTTTACGCGTCCGGCCCTTGGTGAATGGCATTCGCCTTGGGAGGCATGGCGGCTTGAGCCCTGCAAGCACGTGGCGCGCAAGGTGTTGAAGCATCATGCTGAAACGCCGGAAAGCCGTCTTGCGGTGATCACCACCGAGATGATCAACCTCACCGACTATGGCGATGGAGCGAAATTCTCCCTCATTGGTCAGAATGCTGCGATTGCGCGGTTCCTGCGTGATGAAATGACGGCGCTTGGTCTGCCGCAGGGGGGCGCACATGGCTAA
- a CDS encoding tripartite tricarboxylate transporter TctB family protein, producing MTPPIDGSARKTLAVGLFFLLLAVIGWLMLQQSWNMYSGMSMPGDPGPFFLIGLCLWVLVIAGGLLFVLGLWGFREHGATFTPTYRLVEIARAWALSIAFVASLLLMPTAMRTLGTTFAVALFSMVWIYGLLTVVRGHALRHVIEALLFGAGAALFVNLIFLRLLTLPLPA from the coding sequence ATGACCCCGCCTATTGATGGATCCGCTCGCAAGACCCTCGCCGTCGGTCTGTTTTTTCTGCTGCTTGCCGTGATCGGCTGGCTCATGTTGCAGCAAAGTTGGAACATGTATTCGGGCATGTCGATGCCGGGAGATCCGGGACCGTTCTTTTTGATCGGCCTGTGCCTTTGGGTGCTCGTGATTGCGGGCGGGCTGTTGTTCGTTTTGGGGCTTTGGGGCTTTCGTGAGCACGGTGCGACCTTTACGCCGACCTATCGCCTAGTCGAAATTGCGCGGGCCTGGGCCTTGTCGATTGCCTTTGTCGCTTCGCTTCTCTTGATGCCGACCGCGATGCGCACGTTAGGGACGACCTTCGCTGTCGCCCTGTTTTCGATGGTTTGGATTTACGGTCTACTGACGGTCGTGCGCGGCCATGCGCTACGCCACGTGATCGAGGCGCTGCTGTTTGGTGCGGGCGCTGCTTTGTTCGTCAATCTGATCTTCCTGCGCCTTCTAACTCTTCCACTTCCTGCCTGA
- a CDS encoding 2Fe-2S iron-sulfur cluster-binding protein has protein sequence MANAPMVLEVAERVQESQNVISLRLNVVEGVFQPFVAGQHLPLRLDLPERKLATYTISSDPADHNGYRISVKIEPNGKGGSRFLHAAQVGARLSAERPRGKFVLADDARPVLLLTGGIGITPALSMLSVLARQPERPVYFVHACLSASEHSFADEVAEIAARAPNVQTYAAYAEGVEADVADGRCQGVGLLSREVLRDLLPLDAYHVYLCGPEGFMSAMRAALVSLGVPDAEIHQETFGGAAPLVKNEASVSTAPVEGADGAGTLVSGPVVHFAKSGLDVAWDGTSESLLELAEAQGLTPEFECRAGICGTCACRKLSGDVAYTEDLIDSPEEGEIFLCCSVPEGDVTLDL, from the coding sequence ATGGCTAATGCTCCGATGGTGCTTGAAGTGGCAGAGCGGGTTCAGGAAAGTCAGAACGTGATCTCTTTGAGGCTCAATGTCGTGGAGGGCGTGTTCCAGCCTTTCGTGGCAGGCCAGCACTTGCCGCTGCGGCTTGATCTGCCTGAGCGTAAGCTTGCGACCTATACAATCTCGTCCGATCCCGCCGATCACAACGGCTATCGGATCAGTGTCAAGATTGAACCCAATGGCAAGGGCGGCTCGCGGTTCTTACATGCGGCGCAGGTTGGTGCGCGCCTCTCGGCGGAGCGTCCGCGCGGCAAGTTTGTTCTGGCCGATGATGCGCGGCCTGTATTGCTTCTTACAGGCGGGATCGGGATCACGCCGGCGCTGTCGATGCTCTCCGTGCTGGCGCGCCAGCCTGAGCGGCCCGTCTATTTCGTCCATGCTTGCCTTTCGGCCTCGGAGCACAGCTTTGCTGATGAGGTCGCGGAGATCGCGGCGCGCGCGCCCAATGTGCAGACCTATGCTGCTTATGCTGAAGGGGTGGAGGCGGATGTCGCCGACGGGCGGTGTCAGGGAGTCGGGCTTTTGTCTCGTGAGGTTTTGCGCGACCTTTTGCCCCTCGACGCCTATCATGTCTATCTCTGTGGGCCGGAGGGCTTCATGTCCGCGATGCGGGCGGCTTTGGTGTCTCTCGGAGTGCCGGATGCGGAAATTCATCAGGAGACTTTCGGTGGTGCTGCGCCTTTGGTGAAAAATGAGGCGTCCGTTTCGACCGCACCTGTTGAGGGGGCTGACGGGGCGGGGACGCTGGTCTCTGGTCCGGTCGTGCATTTTGCAAAATCCGGCCTTGATGTGGCTTGGGATGGTACGAGTGAAAGTCTTTTGGAGCTGGCCGAAGCACAAGGTTTGACGCCTGAATTCGAATGCAGGGCAGGTATATGTGGCACATGCGCCTGTCGCAAGCTCAGTGGAGATGTTGCGTATACGGAAGATCTCATTGATTCGCCGGAGGAGGGGGAAATCTTTCTCTGCTGCTCCGTTCCTGAGGGGGATGTCACGCTCGATTTGTAA
- a CDS encoding tripartite tricarboxylate transporter substrate binding protein, with translation MKRRHLLTSAFCLTAATALPFGSAMAEDAYPSEPIHITVVWPAGGGHDLVARLIGHELSTIMDTAVVVDNVTGAGGSTGMRHIVDAKPDGYTIGVMGLHAVSQSYMNTNAPQLDGLDPLVYISDEPGALEISASTGIDTLEGYVEAMKKDPMALMNGNDPQGGNSFIFAEVIPAALGVEMMKLPYPGHAPTVTALLTEEVQTATLPIPPVLEHALAGTVNVLGVASESRHPKLPDVPTFKEQGYDIVVNDFVMMVAPKGVPADVRSKLEEGLLAAVNSDSFKAAADKNGMVLRPLGADDTAAELAKQEALVYPLLDKAGLVAPELKRD, from the coding sequence ATGAAACGACGCCATCTCCTTACATCCGCCTTTTGTCTGACTGCTGCGACCGCTCTGCCTTTCGGCTCTGCCATGGCCGAAGATGCCTACCCGAGCGAGCCGATCCATATCACCGTGGTCTGGCCCGCCGGCGGAGGTCATGACCTCGTGGCGCGTCTGATCGGTCACGAGCTTTCGACCATCATGGACACCGCCGTTGTGGTCGACAACGTCACCGGCGCGGGCGGCTCCACCGGCATGCGCCACATCGTTGACGCGAAGCCCGACGGCTACACCATAGGTGTGATGGGTCTGCACGCCGTGTCGCAATCCTATATGAACACCAACGCGCCCCAACTCGACGGTCTCGACCCGCTGGTTTACATTAGCGACGAACCTGGCGCTCTTGAGATTTCCGCCTCCACCGGTATCGACACGCTTGAGGGCTATGTCGAGGCGATGAAGAAGGATCCCATGGCCTTGATGAATGGCAATGACCCGCAGGGCGGCAACTCCTTTATCTTTGCGGAGGTTATTCCTGCGGCGCTGGGCGTTGAGATGATGAAGCTGCCTTATCCGGGGCACGCGCCAACCGTCACAGCACTTTTGACCGAAGAGGTCCAGACCGCGACATTGCCGATTCCGCCAGTTCTGGAGCACGCACTTGCGGGCACCGTGAATGTGCTGGGCGTGGCTTCTGAGAGCCGTCACCCGAAGCTCCCGGATGTGCCGACCTTCAAAGAGCAAGGCTATGACATTGTGGTGAACGATTTCGTCATGATGGTCGCACCGAAAGGCGTCCCGGCAGATGTGCGGAGCAAACTGGAAGAAGGCCTTCTGGCAGCCGTAAACAGTGACAGTTTCAAGGCTGCTGCAGACAAAAACGGCATGGTGCTGCGGCCGCTCGGGGCGGACGATACCGCAGCTGAACTCGCAAAGCAGGAAGCGCTTGTTTATCCGCTTCTGGACAAGGCTGGGCTGGTTGCGCCCGAGCTGAAGCGCGACTGA